The Lathyrus oleraceus cultivar Zhongwan6 chromosome 5, CAAS_Psat_ZW6_1.0, whole genome shotgun sequence genome includes the window TTATAACCGaaaatgaaattgaaaaatgAACAAAAAAACCCGGCACAAAACTCTCTTCAAAAGCTGAACCGCAAATGAACAGAATGAGTTCTCTTCCAATCTTCCTCAACCATAATAGAATCTCTATTTTCTCTCCAACCTGTTACCTTTAACAGAACACCCCATAGAACCAAATCCCAAACTTTCCTCTAACCTCTTCTTCGAACCCTCTACACCCTGCATAACAAAACAGAGCCCGTAGAAAATGAACCTCCAACTTCAACAAAATCATAATGAAAAAACTGATTCTCAAAGAAAAAAGATTGAACCAACTCTTCAACCAACATTAACTAACGTCACTCCAACTTCCCTGCTAACAAACCCCATAACTTGAATTCTTCACCTCTAACCGTTTCTCAACCAACCAATAACCGAAATTCTGCTATCACCACCACTGGACCCCAATCCGCCATTATACTTTTGTAGTAGTTATtttctttaatttattttatcaaaAACAAAATTCAGAAATTTCATCTATGTGGTCGACGAAGAGAAAGCTGAAAATTACCTGAACCGTGTGACCGACAAAGAGAGAGGCCATATCGACGAAGAGAGAGGTGAGACTGGAGAGTGAAACCGTTTGTGAGGCTGATGAAGAGATAGATGTAATTTCCAGAGAATAATTCAGTTTGACGAAGAGATGAGAGATCAATGTAACCCTAATTTTGGTATGGATGGGCCTAAGATTATTTGTTCTTAACTTATACCCGCCCGCGGGCTGACCGCGACCGCCCTAGGCCCGCCCCATTTTTTGTGGGGCGGGGCGGGACGAACATACATAAATACGCGGGTACAAAATCCAGGCACGGCCCGCCAAAAATGACGGGTAAACCCATTTTACCACCCCTACTTGCAATAAAGTGGAGCTCATCTTCAATCTTGTAGCTACCTGCACACAAAAAAACCTTAAAATCTTTAAGATGTGGAGAGAAATAACTCAACATCAGTGCATATAAAAACAAGTTTTGACTATGGTTCTCACTTCTCAGGAATGAAAATAGGGCAGAAATCCCAGCACCAACACCAATCCAAAAGAACAGTGACCCTCTAGAAATAAAGGAAACAAATAAATCAGAATGAGAATATATATATAACCAAAATTAGTACACAGaatcaaataaataaaatatttatttaaaacTGTCTTCCTACCAAGTAGTTAACAATCATATAACCCAGTATAAAACATCTACACAACCAAAGGTAGAGGTGGTGATAGCTGGGAGCTAACTCCAACTGATGTTTCTTGACTATTTTTGAAGGCGAAATGCCAGCATAACATTCATGTCTTGCACTGTCAGCTTCCCCTGTACTGTATTCTCAGCATATATTACTTATGCCTATTCAGAGATGAGTGTAATAAAATATTGAAATACATTCTATTTGAACAGAAATGTTCATTGATCACAAAATTAGAAAAGGGGGAATGATATACATTATACAAGACAAATAGCTTTAGAAAAAATAAACACATATAATGCATTTTAAACTCAAAATGAAATCAACTTCAAGCAAACTTGTTCTGAAATTCACAATACACCTCTTTAGTCTTTACAGTGACACTACACACCAGCTGAATTGTATTGTTGTACAACTAATAGCAAAAATGTTATCATGATTCATGAAAACTAGTCAAATGATGATAAAATATCACGGCTTTGCATGTTATCCCCTTGTTCAACCTCGTTGCTACTGCTTTTGTCCTGCAACTTGGAATTAACAGCAGGTAAACCCCGACGTTCTAAAGCAACAAGATCAAGTAGCTTTCTCCTTGCATCATAAACAGGATTTGGCTGTCTCAAACACCCTCGTTCATAAGCTTCCCTCAGGAAAACAGTGTGCCTTTTACCCTTAGTTGACAAATAGAAGATTCCCGGGTGATCCAAGAACAGATCCCTTATATTTAAATCAATCCCAAACCATTTTCTAAATTGGCTTATCTTCTCAACTTCCACCATCTTCTCCACTGTCAAACTCAGAAACTCGTGAACAATGGAGACCGCTCGTTTCTCCATCGCCATCATTCCAGCCTTTGACGTCTTCTTCTTCTCACTAACCATCTCATAAGGCCCCATATAAGGCAAACTCTGCCATTCCTTCACTTTGGCTCTGAAGTTCTTGCTCAACCTCATCCCTGGAGGATACGCATGTTTGAAACTATACTGCATTTCTATGCTATTAACATTGCACTCCTCTTTACAACACTCAACAACCCTCCAATCTTCAACAGAAGCTCTAAAACCATTGCTGGGAACATCACCAACCAGCTTCAACAAATGAGTATTTAGTTCATCTGCATCACAAAGCTGAAAAACACTAGGATTCCCAGCTATAACCGAGTCCTCAAAATCATCAGGAAGACCAAGCTCCCTCCATACCTTGAAAATAGCTCTAAGAGGAACAGTTTTGGAAGCAGACATGGACAATATCCGAACAAGTCTTTCAACAACAAGAGGCAAAGAAGCATTAATAGCCTCAGCTTCAAGGCGTGAGACATCAAGAGCAGCATCCGTTAACCTGCAAAATGGCTGCAACTTGGAAGGTTCATAGTAAATGTGGAAGATATGAGGAAACTTGCGAAGGAAGGCAGTGGCGCCGCGGTTGAGGTGGAGCTTCTGGGAGAGATTGGAGAGGAAATCAACAGAAACCGATTGATTTTTGGGGTTAGCAAGGATAAGGTCTTGAATGGCAATGACTTTGAGAAGATTCTTATACTTTTCCATGAATTTCTCAAAAGTGGGGTCTCTATATCGCGATTCTACATATTGGATAGATGTTGTTTTTGATCTAACGGAAATGAGTACACAGAGTGcttgttgttgcttttgtttgGTTAGAAAGTTTACAAAGCGAGTGCCCATTAGAGTCAGAAACCCCTTTTTCATGAAAACTCGGTTTGACATTTCGTCGAACACCTGAGGGTCGGTTGTTATTGGTGGAATGAAACAGATGGATCGGTTGTCGTAGCATTAGGCGTGAGACAACAGCAGAGTAAAGTAGTCGAAGGCAAGTTTAGAAAACCAAATCCTTCAATAAAAACTTCGCAGCGGCGCTAATTTATAAGAAACAATTGAGCGAAAACATTTTATATGAAAAAGTTGTAGAGGGATTCTCAATCTTGCTTGTTTGTTTCTCAAAAATCTCGTAATAAGTCTTTTTAAAAGAATTTATCCGAACTTTTTTCCCCAAAAGGATCTTCCGATATACATATAATCAAAACTTTAAATGCTTTTCAACTTTCTATCTCATATATTTTT containing:
- the LOC127084333 gene encoding protein ROOT PRIMORDIUM DEFECTIVE 1 — translated: MSNRVFMKKGFLTLMGTRFVNFLTKQKQQQALCVLISVRSKTTSIQYVESRYRDPTFEKFMEKYKNLLKVIAIQDLILANPKNQSVSVDFLSNLSQKLHLNRGATAFLRKFPHIFHIYYEPSKLQPFCRLTDAALDVSRLEAEAINASLPLVVERLVRILSMSASKTVPLRAIFKVWRELGLPDDFEDSVIAGNPSVFQLCDADELNTHLLKLVGDVPSNGFRASVEDWRVVECCKEECNVNSIEMQYSFKHAYPPGMRLSKNFRAKVKEWQSLPYMGPYEMVSEKKKTSKAGMMAMEKRAVSIVHEFLSLTVEKMVEVEKISQFRKWFGIDLNIRDLFLDHPGIFYLSTKGKRHTVFLREAYERGCLRQPNPVYDARRKLLDLVALERRGLPAVNSKLQDKSSSNEVEQGDNMQSRDILSSFD